A single window of Syntrophus aciditrophicus SB DNA harbors:
- a CDS encoding SLC13 family permease: MQNGKTLGVIVIAVAGLLIAIAQPFAPGLSPLGHYVMGTVVAGLGMWIFRPGNLPFMSGTSIILGLTLALFFAHKAGLVFPGKVPFKAPPQIYGVVMGGFTSSAVWVLIPALYFGFVLQKTGLGKRIAYMVLKTFPATWLGLAISWLVIGVALSALTPSIVVRVAIVVPIAIGIVEACKVEFRSKGSAYICLLAWGMALLPGTGWLTGSLSGPIMQGFFPPEIKPMANFADWFKILALPWFVVTILYVFFAYIFAKPKEAIAISSDMFKEEYKKLGPMSKDEIVSLLILVGSLLMFFTENQHGIPTAATALFALFLFVMFRIITGPDISAGINWDVVCFFGIAVALPPIFGVSGISAWFGPLIKGPIMSMAGSPLLFMLVITLGLMVIRFVDVPWGFTTCALTIIMLIPLFNDFGYHPLTVTMAYLIAINFFLLSYQQPFLLMGEGMIQGRGWAPSHVLMFGLIYIASAFISLLVAVPYWKMIGVIR, encoded by the coding sequence ATGCAAAATGGTAAGACGTTAGGAGTCATTGTTATTGCTGTAGCCGGCTTGTTAATCGCTATAGCCCAGCCGTTTGCCCCGGGGCTGTCCCCTTTAGGGCATTATGTCATGGGTACCGTTGTTGCGGGCCTGGGGATGTGGATCTTCCGCCCCGGAAACCTGCCCTTCATGTCGGGTACTTCCATCATCCTGGGGCTTACCTTGGCCCTGTTTTTTGCCCACAAAGCAGGTCTGGTGTTCCCGGGCAAAGTTCCCTTCAAAGCACCCCCGCAAATATATGGGGTCGTCATGGGCGGCTTCACTTCATCAGCCGTCTGGGTCCTGATTCCTGCACTATATTTTGGTTTTGTTCTGCAAAAAACGGGTCTGGGAAAACGCATCGCTTATATGGTTCTGAAGACGTTTCCCGCGACCTGGCTTGGCTTGGCGATCAGCTGGCTGGTGATCGGCGTTGCACTTTCCGCCTTGACGCCGTCCATCGTCGTCCGTGTGGCGATTGTCGTTCCCATTGCTATTGGGATTGTGGAAGCCTGTAAAGTGGAATTCCGCTCCAAGGGATCGGCCTATATCTGCTTGCTGGCCTGGGGTATGGCTCTCTTACCTGGGACCGGATGGTTGACCGGCTCCCTCTCGGGGCCGATCATGCAGGGATTTTTTCCCCCCGAAATAAAACCCATGGCCAATTTTGCCGACTGGTTCAAGATTCTGGCCCTGCCCTGGTTTGTAGTAACCATCTTGTACGTTTTCTTTGCCTATATCTTTGCCAAGCCGAAAGAAGCCATTGCCATTAGCTCCGACATGTTCAAGGAGGAATACAAGAAACTGGGTCCAATGTCCAAGGATGAAATCGTTTCCCTTCTTATCCTTGTCGGCTCTCTGTTAATGTTTTTCACAGAAAACCAGCATGGAATTCCCACCGCGGCCACAGCCCTGTTCGCTCTGTTCCTCTTCGTTATGTTCCGCATCATTACCGGTCCGGATATCAGCGCCGGCATCAACTGGGACGTAGTCTGCTTCTTCGGTATCGCCGTAGCCCTGCCTCCCATCTTCGGAGTTTCCGGAATCTCCGCCTGGTTCGGACCCCTGATCAAAGGGCCCATCATGTCCATGGCGGGTTCTCCCCTACTGTTCATGCTGGTCATCACCTTGGGGCTCATGGTTATCCGCTTCGTTGACGTTCCCTGGGGCTTCACCACCTGTGCGCTGACCATTATCATGCTGATCCCGCTCTTTAATGATTTCGGTTATCATCCGCTGACCGTGACCATGGCCTATCTGATCGCCATCAACTTTTTCCTGCTGTCCTACCAGCAGCCTTTTCTCCTGATGGGTGAAGGGATGATTCAGGGCAGGGGTTGGGCGCCGTCTCATGTGCTGATGTTCGGTCTGATCTACATTGCTTCAGCCTTCATTTCCCTGCTGGTGGCCGTGCCTTACTGGAAGATGATAGGTGTCATACGTTAA
- a CDS encoding (2,3-dihydroxybenzoyl)adenylate synthase, which translates to MLPGFVPWPEEYVKRYREAGYWEEKTLNEKLEESIAAVPDKEALICEGARVTYRELGAKIDRLAIQFLKVGLKPGDRVVFQLPSIEACVYSLFALTKIGVIPILALAAHRHTEIEHFFKMSDAVGYLIPTEYRRFNYAEMAMDVQKKAPSLKYILATGSNVPEGMISIDELIAQPVDVDNPADYLKKFRPDPYDVALMLLSGGTTALPKLIPRTHNDYVYNALQSAIYAGFTSEDVFLGILPFAHNYTLASFGFLGCWFLKGKGVLSGSIDAKSCFSLIEKEKVTYVASGVPVDVMWLNSEDWKGFDYSSLKVIQNGGARLAPELRKALREKWKVIPQEVYGTAEGLLNYTRLDDPEDMIMTSSGRPVSPADEIKVIDDNGNTVPVGQQGELAVRGPYTIRGYYNAPEYNKSAFTPDGFYKMGDLVRMNEAGFIFTEGRKKDVINRGGEKINVEEVEHLILSHPKVKNVAIVAMPDPVFVERACAWVIPKDGQTVTFKEICDFLQEQNIAKFKWPERMEFVSEFPLSPAGKILKRELKERIIKMLEQEQAAKK; encoded by the coding sequence ATGTTACCAGGTTTTGTTCCATGGCCGGAAGAGTATGTAAAGCGTTACCGGGAAGCCGGATATTGGGAGGAAAAAACACTTAACGAGAAACTGGAGGAATCGATCGCGGCGGTTCCCGACAAGGAAGCCCTGATCTGCGAAGGTGCGAGGGTTACGTATCGCGAGTTGGGGGCTAAGATTGACAGGCTTGCCATTCAATTCCTTAAAGTAGGATTGAAGCCGGGAGATCGGGTGGTATTTCAACTTCCCAGCATTGAGGCGTGCGTGTACTCCCTGTTCGCGCTGACCAAGATCGGTGTCATTCCGATCCTGGCCCTTGCCGCGCATCGGCATACGGAAATAGAACATTTTTTCAAAATGAGTGATGCTGTGGGGTACCTGATCCCTACAGAGTATCGCCGTTTCAACTACGCCGAAATGGCTATGGATGTGCAGAAAAAAGCCCCGAGTCTCAAGTACATTCTCGCAACAGGTTCAAATGTTCCGGAGGGGATGATTTCCATCGATGAACTGATCGCCCAGCCCGTAGATGTTGACAATCCCGCAGACTACCTCAAGAAGTTCCGCCCGGATCCTTACGATGTGGCCCTCATGCTCCTGTCCGGGGGAACAACGGCCCTTCCGAAACTGATTCCCAGAACTCACAATGATTATGTCTATAACGCGCTGCAAAGTGCCATTTATGCCGGATTTACCAGCGAGGACGTATTTCTGGGCATCCTGCCCTTTGCGCACAACTATACCCTTGCCTCCTTCGGTTTTCTTGGCTGCTGGTTTCTTAAAGGTAAAGGGGTGCTTTCCGGTTCCATTGATGCCAAAAGCTGTTTCTCTCTCATCGAAAAGGAGAAGGTTACCTATGTTGCTTCCGGCGTCCCTGTCGATGTCATGTGGCTGAACAGTGAAGACTGGAAAGGATTCGACTACAGTTCGCTGAAAGTGATTCAGAATGGAGGCGCCAGGCTTGCACCCGAACTGCGTAAAGCCCTACGAGAAAAATGGAAGGTCATACCACAGGAGGTATATGGAACCGCGGAAGGGCTGCTCAATTATACCCGCCTTGATGACCCGGAGGACATGATCATGACGAGTTCCGGCAGACCCGTTTCTCCGGCTGATGAGATAAAAGTCATCGATGACAATGGAAACACCGTTCCTGTTGGACAGCAGGGTGAACTGGCAGTTCGGGGCCCCTATACGATCCGGGGCTACTACAATGCGCCGGAGTATAACAAGAGCGCTTTTACGCCGGATGGCTTCTATAAGATGGGCGACCTGGTCAGGATGAATGAAGCTGGGTTCATCTTCACGGAGGGCCGGAAAAAGGATGTGATTAATCGTGGAGGAGAAAAGATCAATGTGGAAGAGGTGGAACATTTAATCCTTTCCCATCCCAAAGTAAAGAACGTAGCGATCGTAGCCATGCCGGATCCGGTGTTTGTTGAGAGGGCCTGTGCCTGGGTTATTCCGAAGGACGGCCAGACCGTTACATTTAAGGAAATATGCGATTTTCTGCAGGAGCAGAATATTGCCAAGTTCAAGTGGCCTGAACGGATGGAGTTCGTATCGGAATTTCCCTTGAGCCCTGCGGGCAAGATCCTGAAGAGGGAGCTCAAGGAGAGAATCATAAAAATGCTGGAGCAAGAGCAGGCAGCAAAGAAGTAA
- a CDS encoding ISL3 family transposase, with translation MSTSFLYHGFSLVGYDYVRTRYEGRSITFTIRHKRSKLCCPVCRSREIIMRGTTRRRFRSIPIGFKNVFFDLSVQRVGCLRCGSIRQVSLGFADPRFSYTRAFERYALELSKHMTIQDVAAHLSVSWDVIKEIQKRDLTKRFSRPFLKDLRRIAIDEISIRKGHRYLTVVLDMTKGTIVYVGDGKGADALDSFWKKVKRAEAKIEAVAMDMSPAYISAVSTHLPKATIVFDHFHVIKLFNDKLSGLRRDLYREAKDLLQKKVLKGTRWLLLKNPENLDSSKGEKARLNDALQLNQPLACAYYLKEDLRQVWFQPTKEKARLVLVDWIKRAETSGIKMLKKFAKSLAAFQSGILSYYDYRISSAPLEGTNNKIKTMKRMAYGFRDIEFFKLKIMAIHEAKYALVG, from the coding sequence ATGTCCACGAGTTTTCTTTACCACGGATTCAGCCTCGTCGGCTACGATTATGTTAGGACGCGATACGAAGGAAGAAGTATCACGTTCACCATACGCCACAAAAGGAGCAAGCTTTGCTGTCCAGTCTGTAGAAGCCGGGAGATCATCATGCGAGGAACGACCCGGAGACGGTTTCGAAGCATTCCCATCGGTTTCAAGAATGTGTTCTTCGATCTCAGCGTTCAGCGGGTGGGCTGCCTTCGTTGCGGCAGTATTCGTCAAGTGTCGCTGGGATTTGCTGATCCCCGGTTTTCTTACACCCGTGCTTTTGAGCGATATGCCTTGGAATTGTCGAAACACATGACAATCCAGGATGTAGCTGCACATCTGTCGGTATCCTGGGACGTGATCAAGGAAATTCAGAAACGGGATTTGACGAAGAGGTTTTCCAGACCTTTTCTGAAGGATCTTCGGAGAATTGCCATCGATGAGATCTCGATTCGCAAGGGGCATCGGTATCTGACTGTTGTTTTGGATATGACCAAAGGGACGATCGTCTATGTCGGTGATGGCAAGGGAGCCGATGCGCTTGACTCTTTCTGGAAAAAGGTCAAACGTGCCGAAGCCAAGATTGAAGCCGTTGCCATGGATATGTCTCCCGCTTACATCAGCGCTGTATCGACTCATCTTCCGAAAGCGACGATTGTTTTTGACCATTTTCATGTCATCAAGCTCTTCAACGACAAATTGTCCGGGCTAAGAAGAGACCTTTATCGAGAGGCAAAAGATCTCCTTCAGAAGAAAGTCCTGAAGGGCACCCGCTGGCTTCTCCTGAAAAATCCGGAAAATCTTGACTCATCCAAAGGTGAAAAGGCCCGCTTGAACGATGCCCTCCAGCTAAATCAGCCACTTGCATGCGCCTATTACCTGAAAGAAGATCTCCGACAGGTCTGGTTTCAGCCAACAAAGGAAAAAGCACGCCTGGTATTGGTTGATTGGATCAAGAGGGCGGAAACTTCCGGGATAAAAATGTTGAAAAAGTTTGCGAAGTCACTTGCTGCATTTCAATCCGGTATCCTCTCTTATTATGATTACCGCATCTCGTCGGCTCCCTTAGAAGGCACAAACAACAAAATCAAAACCATGAAACGGATGGCTTATGGGTTCCGGGATATCGAATTCTTCAAACTTAAAATCATGGCCATTCATGAAGCCAAGTACGCTTTAGTCGGATGA
- a CDS encoding two-component system sensor histidine kinase NtrB gives MELKDILLAHRKEINVKWSIVVDKHYCEQGYRQEPFEDTLAVNLEAVDANYAVLANRDFAPLDDFIEKIARKRFAAGFDLSDVQMAFEYYRTITIPIITKELPQNKMTPALERLNNCLSYTIIKFSDYFQNLHEKALKEHAEHLELEVMKRTKELAELEAKYRVLVEEINDGYFVEKKGRIIFANHAFCDMHGYTPTEVINQPYINFVASEYVSKVTSYFEKDLNRESESEQYAYKRLHKDGSFFPTENKVKRIWYKGDYAWAGICRDITERVKMAERIRESEKLAHIGQLTTSLAHEIRNPLSSIKMSIRMLLKSMDFDGDNKKTLEIADREISHLERILTEMLDFARPVKLCFELLSINQLIYSCLEILKVTIREKEITVIEKLSKRMSPSMMDGNKIEHAIINILLNAIEVLPTGGIISIETHHRKLDHKPFISVEISDNGPGVTSEDLPYIFNPFFSKKKKGTGLGLSNVKKVVDAHGGKIAASATSKGFSISFTIPVRKDHV, from the coding sequence ATGGAACTAAAAGATATCTTGCTGGCACATCGTAAAGAGATCAACGTAAAATGGAGTATTGTAGTCGATAAACACTACTGTGAGCAGGGGTATAGACAGGAACCGTTCGAAGATACGTTAGCTGTTAATCTGGAAGCTGTAGATGCAAACTATGCCGTACTCGCAAACAGGGATTTCGCACCGTTAGATGATTTTATCGAGAAGATTGCCAGAAAGCGGTTTGCCGCCGGATTCGACCTTTCAGACGTTCAAATGGCCTTTGAATATTACCGGACAATTACCATCCCCATCATTACGAAAGAATTGCCGCAGAACAAAATGACCCCAGCTCTGGAAAGGCTTAATAATTGTCTCTCCTATACGATCATCAAGTTCAGTGATTATTTTCAGAACCTCCATGAAAAGGCACTCAAGGAGCATGCTGAACACCTCGAACTGGAGGTCATGAAGCGGACGAAAGAATTAGCGGAGTTGGAGGCAAAATACCGGGTCCTCGTAGAGGAGATCAATGACGGCTATTTTGTAGAAAAGAAGGGGAGAATCATCTTTGCGAACCATGCTTTTTGCGATATGCACGGATATACCCCGACGGAGGTCATCAATCAGCCATACATCAATTTTGTGGCGTCTGAATATGTTTCCAAGGTAACAAGTTATTTCGAGAAGGACTTAAACAGGGAAAGCGAATCAGAACAATATGCCTATAAAAGACTCCATAAGGATGGCAGTTTTTTCCCAACTGAAAACAAGGTAAAGCGCATCTGGTATAAGGGAGACTATGCATGGGCAGGTATCTGCCGGGATATCACGGAAAGAGTGAAAATGGCGGAACGCATCCGTGAATCGGAAAAACTCGCACACATTGGTCAGCTTACCACGTCTCTCGCCCATGAAATTAGGAATCCCCTCTCATCCATCAAGATGAGCATTCGAATGCTCCTGAAAAGCATGGACTTTGATGGAGATAACAAAAAGACGCTGGAAATAGCAGACCGGGAGATTTCGCATTTAGAGAGAATCCTTACAGAAATGCTTGATTTTGCCAGGCCTGTCAAACTCTGTTTTGAACTTCTCTCAATCAATCAACTTATTTACTCATGCCTGGAAATTCTGAAAGTCACGATCCGTGAAAAAGAGATCACCGTGATAGAGAAACTTTCTAAAAGAATGTCCCCATCGATGATGGATGGGAATAAGATTGAACATGCCATTATCAACATCCTTCTCAATGCAATTGAAGTGCTGCCTACGGGAGGAATCATATCGATCGAAACACATCATCGGAAATTGGATCACAAGCCCTTTATATCCGTCGAAATCTCAGACAACGGTCCGGGTGTGACGTCGGAAGATCTGCCTTACATTTTCAACCCCTTCTTCAGTAAAAAAAAGAAAGGCACAGGTCTTGGCCTTTCAAATGTGAAAAAAGTCGTGGATGCCCATGGAGGGAAGATTGCCGCTTCGGCTACCTCAAAAGGTTTTTCCATTTCTTTTACGATCCCTGTAAGGAAGGATCATGTGTAA
- a CDS encoding sigma-54-dependent transcriptional regulator, giving the protein MCKKKILIIDDDASQLELLNIFFSGRGYAVHCSATAMAGLEARATFHPDVIVLDIRLPDMDGIEVLRSLDTGKSSINVIMITAYHDMETTVKAMKLGAYEYITKPIDVDELEDAVCRALKNSELREAKELPAVKTFLQKGPMIGNSKPMKEVFKMIGVLSENNVTVLIEGETGTGKELIARAIHDYGPHKDHPFIPINCSAIVGTLLESELFGHEKGAFTGAFATKKGKFELAGEGTIFLDEMGEIPIELQAKLLRFLQDKAFQRVGGEKFLHSKARVIVATNKDLLQMVRAGTFREDLYYRLSAAKINVPPLRKRREDIPFLLDHMVKEINAELGKRIDRVDKKALLRMMEYDWPGNVRELRNVLTGAAISTRGETLLDDAILPFLGAGTVQDIFPPGAALSLREVEREHILKILHYTNGNITSSAQILGISRPTLRQKIRQYKILPQQ; this is encoded by the coding sequence ATGTGTAAGAAGAAAATTTTAATTATAGATGATGATGCCTCTCAACTGGAACTGCTCAATATATTTTTCAGTGGAAGAGGTTATGCCGTTCATTGCTCCGCCACCGCGATGGCTGGTCTGGAGGCCCGTGCAACTTTTCACCCGGATGTAATCGTCCTTGATATTCGACTGCCGGACATGGATGGAATCGAAGTTCTACGCAGTCTTGATACAGGGAAATCTTCAATTAATGTGATCATGATTACGGCCTATCATGACATGGAAACAACGGTTAAGGCGATGAAGCTGGGGGCCTACGAATACATCACAAAGCCAATCGATGTTGACGAGTTGGAAGACGCGGTCTGCAGGGCCTTAAAGAACTCGGAGCTCCGTGAAGCCAAAGAATTACCTGCGGTCAAGACCTTTCTTCAAAAAGGGCCCATGATCGGCAACAGCAAACCGATGAAAGAAGTCTTCAAGATGATCGGTGTGCTCAGCGAAAATAATGTTACGGTCCTCATAGAAGGAGAAACGGGAACGGGAAAAGAACTTATTGCAAGAGCGATCCACGACTACGGTCCACACAAGGATCATCCTTTTATTCCCATCAACTGTTCGGCTATTGTGGGAACACTACTTGAGAGTGAACTTTTCGGCCATGAGAAAGGGGCCTTTACAGGCGCATTCGCCACGAAAAAGGGGAAATTCGAGCTTGCAGGAGAGGGAACGATCTTTCTTGATGAGATGGGTGAAATTCCCATCGAACTACAGGCCAAACTCCTTCGTTTTCTGCAGGATAAGGCATTTCAACGCGTCGGCGGTGAAAAATTCCTGCATTCAAAGGCCAGGGTGATTGTAGCAACCAATAAAGACCTGCTTCAGATGGTCAGAGCAGGCACTTTCAGAGAAGATCTCTATTATCGGTTGAGTGCAGCGAAAATAAACGTGCCGCCGCTGAGAAAGCGCAGGGAGGATATCCCTTTCCTCCTTGATCATATGGTTAAAGAGATCAATGCCGAACTGGGCAAACGCATCGATAGGGTCGATAAGAAAGCGCTTTTGAGAATGATGGAATACGATTGGCCGGGCAATGTAAGGGAACTCAGGAACGTTCTTACCGGTGCGGCCATTTCGACGCGGGGTGAAACCTTATTGGATGACGCAATACTCCCTTTCTTAGGGGCGGGAACCGTACAGGACATCTTCCCGCCGGGGGCCGCCCTCAGTCTTCGGGAAGTTGAAAGGGAGCATATTCTGAAGATTCTTCATTATACGAATGGAAACATTACAAGCAGCGCACAGATCCTTGGAATATCTCGACCGACGCTTCGACAAAAAATAAGGCAGTACAAGATATTGCCACAGCAATAA
- a CDS encoding sigma-54 interaction domain-containing protein, protein MSKHNYEELAALHAIARTLAQPGELRDQLERVLQEMNQRVGMQRGMISLLDRESGEVWLDVAHGVDIQGMEVSYQPGEGITGKVAQTGRPMAVANLGQETHFLDRTGARRFLNRSELAFLCVPIIYDNRVVGVLSADKAARQVEDLDRELAMLSSISELIAKSVHIRALEEENRRLRHMLGRSTVPDSEIIGHSRVMQEVFGLIAQVADSNTTVLINGETGTGKELVARAIHDRSSRCKGPLIQVNCAAMPDTLIESELFGHEKGAFTGALHARRGRFEEAHGGTIFLDEVGELSAAAQAKLLRVIQEKKFQPLGASRVVSVDVRIIAATNRNLEEDVAVGHFRADLYYRLNVFPIYLPPLRERGSDIILLADYFVLKYNKIMGKSVKRISNAVLEAFLSHSWPGNVRELENCIERAVLLATGDSIETLHLPPSLQIRSREGEKKESGKFNAMIESQERAMIVDALKESHGNQSQAARILGTTKRIIQYKIQKFGIDPRRFNPKHAGSSTISG, encoded by the coding sequence TTGAGCAAACATAATTATGAGGAACTGGCGGCATTGCATGCCATTGCAAGGACTCTGGCTCAGCCCGGGGAACTGCGGGATCAACTGGAGCGGGTTCTTCAGGAGATGAACCAGAGGGTCGGAATGCAACGGGGAATGATCTCTCTGCTGGACAGGGAAAGCGGTGAAGTCTGGCTGGATGTGGCTCACGGGGTTGACATCCAGGGGATGGAAGTCTCCTACCAGCCTGGAGAGGGGATTACCGGCAAGGTCGCTCAGACGGGACGCCCCATGGCCGTCGCCAATCTGGGGCAGGAAACCCATTTTCTCGACCGGACCGGAGCGCGGCGATTTCTCAATCGCTCGGAACTGGCCTTTCTCTGTGTGCCGATTATTTATGACAATCGGGTGGTCGGGGTCCTGTCCGCCGATAAGGCCGCCCGCCAGGTGGAGGACCTGGATCGGGAACTGGCCATGCTTTCCTCCATATCCGAACTCATTGCCAAGAGCGTTCACATCCGCGCCCTGGAAGAGGAAAACCGGCGCCTCCGGCATATGCTTGGCCGCTCGACTGTGCCGGATTCCGAAATCATCGGTCATTCCAGGGTCATGCAGGAAGTCTTCGGCCTCATTGCCCAGGTGGCCGATTCCAATACGACCGTGCTCATCAACGGCGAAACGGGGACAGGAAAGGAGCTGGTTGCCCGGGCGATCCACGACCGCAGCTCCCGGTGCAAGGGGCCTCTGATTCAGGTGAATTGCGCCGCCATGCCGGATACCTTGATCGAAAGCGAACTTTTCGGCCACGAAAAAGGGGCGTTTACGGGAGCGCTTCACGCGCGTCGGGGACGTTTCGAGGAGGCTCATGGCGGTACCATTTTCCTCGATGAGGTCGGCGAGCTGTCCGCGGCGGCCCAGGCAAAACTGCTGAGGGTCATTCAGGAGAAGAAGTTTCAGCCTCTAGGCGCTTCGCGCGTGGTCTCCGTAGATGTCCGCATTATCGCGGCAACCAACCGGAATCTGGAAGAGGATGTGGCAGTGGGTCACTTCCGGGCCGATCTGTATTACCGGTTGAATGTCTTTCCGATTTACCTCCCGCCGCTTCGGGAGCGGGGAAGCGACATCATCCTCCTGGCCGATTATTTTGTATTGAAGTATAATAAAATAATGGGGAAATCCGTAAAGCGGATTTCGAATGCCGTTCTGGAAGCCTTTTTAAGCCATTCCTGGCCGGGCAACGTCCGGGAACTTGAAAACTGCATAGAACGGGCGGTTCTGCTGGCAACAGGGGATTCCATCGAAACACTCCATCTGCCTCCCTCACTCCAGATCAGGAGCCGGGAAGGAGAGAAGAAGGAATCAGGCAAATTTAATGCGATGATCGAATCCCAGGAAAGGGCGATGATTGTGGACGCACTCAAGGAAAGTCATGGCAACCAAAGCCAGGCAGCACGAATTCTCGGGACAACAAAACGCATCATTCAATACAAGATCCAGAAATTCGGGATCGATCCCCGTCGGTTTAACCCCAAACATGCCGGTTCATCCACGATTTCCGGCTGA
- a CDS encoding glutamate synthase yields the protein MCRLFAITSSEPLSPMVAIRALDVMKEGHDGSGVGLFLADLGGEFEQFKGRPILSGIFSNSGIKALDHYMMEMDFLVKYKLSFRPKKQRPAGTPDRDHYMIRVYDYPPEWEDLGEEEIGRRLLQTRLRLRKLGEEDGSMLVFSFWPDVIMIKEVGDPLAVGQYLGFDQPNLQARIIMAQGRQNTNYAIDIYACHPFFIEGIATMTNGENTAFVPIREFLLSRGDPGYIGYRSDSEVFTHILHYTLKHLGLSLEAYKHILTPLKDEELAGHPDGRLLQLLKQSCRPMIVDGPNCVMGCLPDKTLFLVQDSKKLRPGIVGGLPGLYAFSSEVCGLDEAIPERDKSRDFQPMGTDLVSVGPDRREVKRWNQWKNLPLQH from the coding sequence ATGTGCCGATTGTTTGCAATAACGAGCAGCGAACCTCTTTCCCCCATGGTCGCCATCCGAGCCCTGGATGTCATGAAAGAGGGCCATGACGGTTCCGGAGTGGGTCTTTTTCTTGCCGATCTCGGCGGGGAGTTCGAACAGTTTAAAGGGAGGCCCATTCTTTCAGGAATCTTTTCCAACAGCGGAATCAAGGCGCTGGATCACTACATGATGGAAATGGACTTCCTGGTGAAATACAAGTTGTCCTTCCGCCCCAAAAAGCAGCGTCCGGCTGGAACGCCGGACCGGGATCACTACATGATCCGCGTCTATGATTATCCGCCGGAATGGGAGGATCTGGGTGAAGAGGAAATCGGCCGGCGTTTACTGCAGACACGCCTCCGTCTGAGAAAACTGGGGGAAGAGGACGGGTCCATGCTGGTATTCAGCTTCTGGCCGGATGTGATCATGATCAAAGAGGTGGGAGATCCTCTGGCCGTCGGTCAGTATCTCGGCTTCGATCAGCCGAACCTGCAGGCCCGGATCATCATGGCGCAGGGAAGACAGAATACCAATTACGCCATTGACATCTATGCCTGCCATCCCTTTTTCATTGAGGGAATCGCCACGATGACCAATGGCGAGAATACCGCTTTTGTGCCGATCCGGGAATTTCTTCTTTCCCGGGGCGATCCGGGCTATATCGGATATCGATCGGATTCGGAGGTTTTTACCCATATCCTCCATTATACGCTGAAGCATCTCGGATTGAGCCTGGAAGCATACAAACACATTCTGACGCCGCTCAAGGATGAGGAGCTGGCCGGACATCCCGATGGCCGGCTTTTACAGCTGTTGAAACAGAGCTGCCGACCCATGATCGTGGATGGCCCGAACTGTGTCATGGGATGCCTGCCCGACAAGACGCTTTTTCTGGTGCAGGACAGTAAAAAACTCCGTCCCGGAATCGTCGGCGGACTTCCGGGGTTATATGCCTTTTCCTCGGAAGTGTGCGGTCTTGATGAGGCCATTCCCGAACGGGATAAAAGTCGGGATTTTCAGCCCATGGGAACGGATCTGGTTTCTGTCGGACCGGACCGGCGGGAGGTGAAACGATGGAATCAATGGAAAAACTTACCCCTTCAGCATTAA